Proteins from a single region of Streptococcus oralis:
- a CDS encoding PTS sugar transporter subunit IIB: protein MIKILAACGAGVNSSHQIKSALEEELSNRGYDVHCDAVMVKDVNEDLIKGYDIFTPIAATDLGFEPGIPVIEAGPILFRIPAMSAPVFDNIEAAIKEHGLS from the coding sequence ATGATTAAAATTCTTGCTGCCTGCGGTGCAGGTGTTAACTCAAGTCACCAAATTAAAAGTGCTCTAGAAGAAGAACTTTCAAACCGTGGTTATGATGTTCACTGTGATGCAGTCATGGTGAAAGATGTAAATGAAGACCTTATCAAGGGCTACGATATCTTCACACCAATCGCTGCAACTGACCTTGGTTTTGAACCAGGTATTCCAGTAATTGAAGCTGGACCAATCTTGTTCCGTATTCCAGCGATGAGTGCTCCAGTATTTGACAATATTGAAGCAGCTATCAAAGAACATGGACTAAGCTAA
- a CDS encoding PTS galactitol transporter subunit IIC, with the protein MDVIINLANDIFKPILAMGGPIIMLIILTVLALLFGVKFSKALEGGIKLAIALTGIGAIIGMLNGAFSASLAKFVENTGIQLNITDVGWAPLATITWGSAWTLYFLLVMLIVNVVMLAMKKTDTLDVDIFDIWHLSITGLLIKWYADNNGVSQGVSLFIATAAVVLVGILKIINSDLMKPTFDDLLNAPSSSPMTSTHMNYMMNPVIMVLDKIFDKILPGLDKYDFDAAKLNKKIGFWGSKFFIGFILGIVIGLMGTPHPVAGVEEAASWELVIKGWLSLGLTAGVCLELFSLIGSWFIAAVEPLSQGITNVATKRLQGRKFNIGLDWPFIAGRAEIWACANVLAPIMLVEAVLLSNVGNGILPLAGIIAMGVTPALLVVTRGKLLRMIIFGTLLLPLFLLSGTLIAPFATELAKGVGAFPEGVNQSQLITHSTLEGPIEKLFGWAIGNATTGDIKAILGAAVFLVFYVGIFAWYRKQMIKRNEEYAANAK; encoded by the coding sequence ATGGATGTCATTATCAATCTGGCCAACGATATCTTCAAACCTATCTTGGCTATGGGTGGCCCTATCATCATGCTGATCATTTTGACAGTTTTGGCCCTACTTTTTGGAGTGAAATTCTCCAAAGCGCTTGAAGGCGGTATCAAACTTGCCATCGCCCTTACAGGTATCGGTGCTATCATCGGTATGCTCAACGGAGCTTTCTCAGCATCCCTTGCGAAGTTCGTTGAAAACACTGGTATCCAATTGAACATCACTGATGTTGGTTGGGCACCGCTTGCTACGATCACTTGGGGATCTGCTTGGACACTTTACTTCTTGCTTGTAATGTTGATTGTCAACGTTGTGATGCTTGCAATGAAGAAAACAGATACACTTGACGTCGATATCTTCGATATCTGGCACTTGTCAATCACTGGTCTTTTGATCAAATGGTATGCAGACAACAACGGTGTAAGCCAAGGGGTTTCACTCTTTATCGCAACTGCAGCAGTTGTCCTTGTTGGTATTTTGAAAATCATCAACTCTGACCTGATGAAACCAACATTCGACGATCTTCTTAACGCACCAAGTTCATCACCAATGACTTCAACTCACATGAACTACATGATGAACCCAGTTATCATGGTCTTGGATAAGATCTTTGATAAAATATTGCCTGGTCTTGATAAATATGACTTTGACGCTGCAAAATTGAACAAAAAAATCGGTTTCTGGGGATCTAAATTCTTCATCGGATTCATCCTTGGTATTGTTATCGGTTTGATGGGAACTCCACATCCAGTTGCTGGAGTAGAAGAAGCAGCATCTTGGGAACTTGTTATTAAAGGTTGGTTGAGCCTTGGTTTGACTGCCGGTGTCTGCTTGGAGCTCTTCTCACTTATCGGATCTTGGTTCATCGCAGCTGTAGAACCACTTTCACAAGGTATTACAAACGTTGCTACTAAACGTCTTCAAGGACGTAAATTCAACATCGGTCTTGACTGGCCTTTCATCGCTGGTCGTGCTGAAATCTGGGCTTGTGCCAACGTACTTGCACCAATCATGCTAGTAGAAGCTGTGCTTCTTTCAAACGTAGGAAATGGTATCTTGCCACTTGCAGGTATCATCGCCATGGGTGTGACTCCAGCTCTCTTGGTTGTTACACGTGGTAAATTGCTCCGTATGATTATCTTCGGAACACTCTTGTTGCCTCTCTTCCTTCTTTCTGGTACTCTTATCGCACCATTCGCAACAGAACTTGCTAAAGGTGTAGGTGCCTTCCCAGAAGGTGTGAACCAATCTCAATTGATTACTCACTCAACTCTTGAAGGACCAATTGAAAAACTATTTGGTTGGGCAATCGGTAATGCTACAACAGGTGATATCAAAGCAATCCTTGGTGCAGCAGTCTTCCTTGTATTCTATGTAGGTATCTTTGCTTGGTATAGAAAACAAATGATCAAACGTAACGAAGAATACGCAGCAAATGCTAAATAA
- a CDS encoding PTS sugar transporter subunit IIA gives MGLDHFFDKNLVFCLEADNQEQLFDQVASLLEEREIVTPTYREALITREKSFPTGLDMEFLGKDLPNVAIPHTDIVHNLAEKVVVVRLEKPVTFHNMIAPDKEVEVSLLFFIINNSSSSQTNILAQLMDFFTGNGHLEDLSKISEPEKLYAYIAEATA, from the coding sequence ATGGGATTAGATCATTTCTTTGACAAAAACCTGGTGTTTTGCTTAGAGGCGGATAATCAAGAACAACTCTTTGATCAGGTAGCAAGCTTGTTGGAAGAACGAGAAATTGTCACTCCAACCTATCGTGAAGCCTTGATCACGCGTGAAAAGTCATTTCCAACTGGTTTAGATATGGAATTTCTAGGAAAGGACTTGCCAAATGTAGCGATTCCTCATACAGATATTGTTCATAATCTAGCTGAGAAAGTGGTGGTTGTTCGATTAGAAAAACCAGTAACTTTTCACAATATGATAGCTCCTGATAAGGAAGTAGAAGTATCCCTACTCTTCTTTATCATTAACAACTCAAGTTCAAGTCAAACAAATATTCTGGCTCAGTTGATGGACTTTTTCACAGGAAATGGACATCTGGAAGATTTATCAAAAATTTCCGAACCAGAAAAACTTTATGCTTACATTGCTGAAGCAACAGCTTAA